The proteins below are encoded in one region of Paracoccus methylovorus:
- a CDS encoding pyruvate carboxylase, translating into MFRKILVANRGEIAIRVMRAANELGKKTVAVYAEEDKLSLHRFKADEAYRIGGGLGPVAAYLSIPEIIRVARESGADAIHPGYGLLSENPDFVDACNAAGITFIGPSADTMRALGDKASARRVAIEAGVPVIPATEVLGEDMEAIKREAAEVGYPLMLKASWGGGGRGMRPIMGPDELPEKVREGRREAEAAFGNGEGYLEKMILRARHVEVQLLGDSHGGLYHLYERDCTVQRRNQKVVERAPAPYLTEAQRAEVCELALRIGCAVGYQNAGTVEFLMDMDSQQFYFIEVNPRVQVEHTVTEEVTGIDIVQSQIMIAEGATLAEATGVPAQEGVHLNGHALQCRVTTEDPLNNFIPDYGRITAYRSATGNGIRLDGGTAYSGGVITRYYDSLLVKVTAHAQTPEKAIARMDRALREFRVRGVATNIEFVINLLKHPTFLDDSYTTKFIDTTPGLFAFRKRRDRATKLLVYIADITVNGHPETAGRPLPPAELRNLVAPAAKADPAAQALRGTTQLLEENGAKAVADWMLEQKRLLITDTSMRDGHQSLLATRMRSIDMVRVAPAYAANLPGLFSVECWGGATFDVAYRFLQECPWQRLRDIRARMPNLMTQMLLRASNGVGYTNYPDNVVQEFVRQAAKTGVDVFRVFDSLNWVENMRVAMDAVIESGKICEGTICYTGDLLDPARAKYDLQYYLKMARELRDAGAHVLGLKDMAGLLKPASASILVRALKEEIGLPVHFHTHDTGGIAGASILAAAAAGVDAVDCAMDAFSGNTSQPCLGSVVEALRHTDRDTGLDIKAIREISNYWEAVREHYAAFESGLQAPASEVWLHEMPGGQFTNLKAQARSLGLEDRWHEVAQAYAEVNRMFGDIVKVTPSSKVVGDMALMMVAQGLTRAQVEDPNVEVAFPDSVVDMLKGNLGQPPGGWPEALQRKVLKGEAPLTTRPGAAMAPVDLEATRADVIRQLEGKAVDDEDLNGYLMYPKVFLDYMGRHRQYGPVRVLPTRTFFYGMEPGEEIEAEIDPGKTLEVRLLTLGETDDAGEVKVFFELNGQPRVIRVPNRLVKSQTAARPKADPANDGHLGAPMPGVVASVAVSQGQKVNPGDLLLTIEAMKMETGIHADRAGTVKALHVVPGQQIDAKDLMIEVE; encoded by the coding sequence ATGTTCCGTAAGATATTGGTAGCGAATCGTGGCGAGATTGCGATCCGTGTGATGCGGGCAGCGAACGAGCTTGGGAAGAAGACGGTCGCGGTCTATGCCGAGGAAGACAAGCTTAGCCTGCACCGCTTCAAGGCCGACGAGGCTTACCGCATCGGCGGCGGACTGGGGCCGGTCGCAGCCTATCTGAGCATCCCCGAGATCATCCGGGTGGCCAGGGAATCGGGCGCCGACGCGATCCATCCCGGCTACGGGCTTTTGTCGGAAAACCCCGATTTCGTCGATGCCTGCAACGCGGCGGGGATCACCTTTATCGGGCCCTCCGCGGACACCATGCGCGCGCTTGGCGACAAGGCCAGCGCCCGGCGCGTCGCCATCGAGGCCGGCGTTCCCGTCATCCCCGCCACCGAGGTGCTGGGCGAGGACATGGAGGCGATCAAGCGCGAGGCTGCCGAAGTCGGCTATCCCCTGATGCTGAAGGCCAGTTGGGGCGGCGGCGGTCGCGGCATGCGGCCGATCATGGGTCCGGACGAATTGCCCGAAAAGGTGCGCGAGGGCCGGCGCGAGGCCGAGGCCGCCTTTGGCAATGGCGAGGGCTATCTGGAAAAGATGATCCTGCGCGCGCGCCACGTCGAGGTGCAGCTTCTGGGCGACAGCCACGGCGGGCTTTATCACCTTTATGAACGCGACTGCACCGTGCAGCGCCGCAACCAGAAGGTCGTCGAGCGCGCGCCCGCCCCCTATCTGACCGAGGCGCAGCGCGCCGAGGTCTGCGAACTGGCGCTGAGGATCGGCTGCGCGGTAGGCTATCAGAACGCCGGCACCGTCGAATTCCTGATGGATATGGACAGCCAGCAGTTCTATTTCATCGAGGTGAACCCGCGCGTCCAGGTCGAGCACACCGTGACCGAAGAGGTCACCGGCATCGACATCGTGCAAAGCCAGATCATGATCGCAGAGGGCGCGACTCTGGCCGAGGCCACCGGCGTCCCTGCCCAAGAGGGCGTGCACCTGAACGGCCACGCCCTGCAATGCCGGGTGACGACCGAGGACCCGCTGAACAACTTCATCCCCGATTACGGCCGCATCACCGCCTATCGCTCGGCCACCGGCAACGGCATCCGGCTGGACGGCGGCACCGCCTATTCCGGCGGCGTCATCACCCGCTATTACGACAGCCTGCTGGTCAAGGTCACCGCCCACGCCCAGACCCCGGAAAAGGCCATCGCCCGAATGGACCGGGCCTTGCGCGAATTCCGGGTGCGCGGCGTGGCGACGAATATCGAATTCGTCATCAACCTGCTGAAACACCCGACCTTCCTCGATGACAGCTATACGACCAAGTTCATCGACACGACGCCGGGCCTGTTCGCCTTCCGCAAGCGCCGGGACCGGGCGACGAAGCTGTTGGTCTATATCGCCGACATCACCGTGAACGGCCACCCCGAGACGGCGGGTCGCCCGCTGCCTCCGGCCGAATTGCGCAACCTCGTGGCGCCCGCGGCAAAGGCCGATCCTGCCGCACAGGCACTGCGGGGCACAACGCAGCTTCTGGAGGAAAACGGTGCCAAGGCCGTCGCCGACTGGATGCTAGAGCAAAAGCGGCTCTTGATCACCGACACCTCGATGCGGGACGGGCACCAGTCGCTTCTGGCCACCCGGATGCGCTCGATCGACATGGTGCGTGTCGCGCCGGCCTATGCCGCGAACCTGCCGGGACTGTTCAGCGTCGAATGTTGGGGCGGCGCGACTTTCGACGTCGCCTATCGCTTCTTGCAGGAATGTCCCTGGCAGCGGCTGCGCGACATCCGTGCGCGCATGCCGAACCTGATGACGCAGATGCTGCTGCGGGCCAGCAACGGTGTCGGCTATACCAACTATCCCGACAATGTGGTGCAAGAGTTCGTCCGTCAGGCGGCCAAGACCGGGGTCGACGTGTTCCGGGTCTTTGACAGCCTGAACTGGGTCGAGAACATGCGCGTCGCCATGGATGCGGTGATCGAGTCGGGCAAGATCTGCGAAGGCACCATCTGCTATACCGGCGACCTGCTGGACCCGGCACGCGCGAAATACGACCTGCAATACTACCTGAAGATGGCGCGCGAACTGCGCGACGCAGGCGCGCATGTGCTGGGGCTCAAGGACATGGCGGGACTGCTGAAGCCTGCCTCGGCCAGCATTCTCGTGCGGGCGCTGAAAGAGGAAATCGGTCTGCCGGTGCATTTCCATACCCATGACACGGGCGGCATCGCCGGAGCCTCGATCCTTGCGGCCGCCGCGGCGGGCGTCGATGCGGTCGATTGCGCCATGGACGCGTTCTCGGGCAATACCTCGCAACCCTGCCTGGGTTCGGTGGTCGAGGCGCTGCGCCACACCGATCGCGACACCGGGCTGGATATCAAGGCGATCCGCGAGATCTCGAACTACTGGGAAGCCGTGCGCGAACATTACGCCGCCTTCGAGAGCGGGTTGCAGGCCCCGGCATCCGAGGTCTGGCTGCACGAGATGCCCGGAGGCCAGTTCACCAACCTGAAAGCGCAGGCGCGCAGCCTGGGCCTTGAGGATCGCTGGCACGAGGTCGCCCAGGCCTATGCCGAGGTGAACCGGATGTTCGGCGATATCGTCAAGGTCACGCCCTCGTCCAAGGTGGTAGGCGACATGGCGCTGATGATGGTGGCGCAGGGCCTGACACGTGCGCAGGTCGAGGACCCGAATGTCGAGGTGGCCTTCCCCGACTCGGTCGTGGACATGCTGAAGGGCAACCTTGGCCAGCCCCCCGGCGGCTGGCCCGAGGCGCTGCAACGCAAGGTGCTCAAGGGAGAGGCTCCGCTGACCACCCGCCCCGGCGCGGCGATGGCGCCCGTGGATCTGGAGGCCACGCGCGCCGATGTGATCCGCCAGTTGGAAGGCAAGGCGGTGGATGACGAGGACCTGAACGGTTATCTGATGTATCCCAAGGTCTTTCTGGACTACATGGGCCGGCACCGCCAATACGGCCCGGTGCGGGTGCTGCCGACGCGGACTTTCTTTTACGGCATGGAGCCGGGCGAAGAGATCGAGGCCGAGATCGACCCCGGCAAAACGCTGGAGGTACGGCTGCTGACCCTGGGCGAGACGGACGATGCCGGCGAGGTCAAGGTGTTCTTCGAGCTGAACGGCCAGCCGCGGGTGATCCGGGTGCCGAACCGTCTGGTCAAGTCGCAGACTGCCGCCCGACCCAAGGCCGACCCCGCGAACGACGGTCATCTGGGCGCGCCGATGCCCGGCGTCGTGGCCTCGGTCGCAGTGTCACAGGGCCAAAAGGTCAACCCCGGCGATCTGCTTCTGACCATCGAGGCGATGAAGATGGAAACCGGCATCCACGCCGACCGCGCCGGCACCGTCAAGGCCCTGCATGTCGTCCCAGGCCAGCAGATCGACGCAAAAGATCTCATGATCGAGGTGGAATAG
- a CDS encoding H-NS histone family protein, translating into MNDLDLNAMSLTELKQLFKDVEKAIDGFESRRKAEARAKAEEAAKQYGYSLSQLIEAAAQRPATAPKYAHPENPELTWSGRGRKPSWIIEGLDAGKSLEDFAI; encoded by the coding sequence ATGAACGATCTTGATCTGAATGCAATGTCGCTGACCGAATTGAAGCAGTTGTTCAAGGATGTCGAAAAGGCAATTGACGGTTTTGAATCGCGCCGCAAAGCCGAAGCCCGTGCAAAAGCCGAGGAAGCCGCGAAACAATACGGCTATTCTCTGTCGCAATTGATCGAGGCGGCAGCGCAACGGCCCGCGACTGCGCCGAAATATGCCCATCCCGAGAATCCCGAACTGACCTGGAGCGGGCGGGGCCGCAAACCGTCATGGATCATCGAAGGGCTGGATGCCGGTAAATCTCTGGAAGATTTCGCCATCTGA
- a CDS encoding winged helix-turn-helix transcriptional regulator gives MHDPDSFGCRAFTAVLQRIGDKWSLLIVSVLADGPKRFSELRREIPSISQRMLTLTLRGLERDGLVSRTVTPSIPPRVDYELTQLGQSLRKPVCALAEWAMANIDVIHTSQTRFDRANGEKV, from the coding sequence ATGCATGACCCCGACAGCTTTGGATGCAGAGCCTTCACGGCCGTTCTTCAGCGGATCGGTGACAAGTGGAGCCTGCTGATTGTTTCGGTGCTGGCTGACGGACCTAAACGGTTCAGCGAGTTGAGGCGCGAAATTCCCAGCATATCCCAGCGCATGCTGACGCTGACCTTGCGGGGGCTGGAACGTGACGGTCTGGTGTCGCGCACCGTAACGCCCAGCATCCCGCCTCGGGTGGATTATGAACTGACGCAGCTTGGTCAATCGCTGCGCAAACCTGTTTGTGCCTTGGCCGAATGGGCGATGGCAAATATCGACGTGATCCATACGTCCCAGACGCGCTTCGACCGGGCGAATGGCGAAAAGGTCTAG
- a CDS encoding FMN-dependent NADH-azoreductase, whose translation MTILHIDSSITGDNSVSRIVSQAIIDRLSAAQPGVGVVRRDLASEPLPHLTLDALADTSVLDQFLAADTVVIGAPMYNFTLPSQLKAWIDRVLVAGKTFRYTAEGPEGLASGKRVIIALARGGFYSENPAVALEHLETYLRSVFGFIGITPEFVTADGLSIGPEQRQVAIDQALGQTQHLAA comes from the coding sequence GTGACCATCCTGCATATCGACAGCAGCATCACCGGCGATAACAGCGTAAGCCGCATCGTCAGCCAGGCAATCATCGACAGGCTCTCGGCCGCGCAACCCGGGGTCGGTGTCGTCCGTCGCGATCTGGCCAGCGAGCCTTTGCCGCATCTGACGCTGGATGCGCTTGCCGACACCTCGGTGCTGGATCAGTTTCTGGCCGCCGATACGGTCGTGATCGGTGCGCCGATGTATAATTTCACCCTGCCCAGCCAGCTCAAGGCATGGATCGACCGCGTTCTCGTGGCCGGAAAGACCTTTCGCTATACGGCTGAAGGTCCCGAGGGCCTTGCCAGCGGCAAGCGCGTGATCATCGCCTTGGCGCGCGGCGGTTTTTACAGCGAGAATCCCGCCGTCGCGCTGGAGCATCTGGAGACCTATCTGCGTTCGGTCTTTGGTTTTATCGGCATCACGCCAGAATTCGTGACGGCCGATGGATTGAGCATTGGGCCCGAGCAGCGGCAGGTGGCAATCGATCAGGCACTTGGCCAGACGCAGCATCTTGCCGCGTAA
- a CDS encoding NnrS family protein, producing MKPPLHRVLSDEGFRLFFPLTALHAALWPLVWVALWSFDLPLAQRIPPGIWHANEMIFGAWGAALLGFLTTAAPEWTDSPRLRGGALWGLAALWALARVAGLLGADGLILLAMLADLAWLVLLVTYLLKLSIEQRTTRVLSFVGWLFALTLACLMARMAMLAGQVETATEWLRISGLLFLGLLGLVLARITVPVTNIVLDPSERTSPFRPHPGRLHLSAGLVALALMGQVAGLSPSVGGFLWIAAGAAYMDRMAEGFVGPEAFRAEIMVLMAAAGFPGVGLLTLGASALGAPWAEAGPLHLALMGGLGLGVLAVLAIAGRFHTGQGLGLSLATRLAFVLAAAAVLLRALPEMGLMPWPPGPLHLVAAILWAAAFLLWLIDYWPAIKRLS from the coding sequence ATGAAGCCCCCTTTGCATCGCGTGCTTTCCGACGAAGGCTTTCGCCTGTTCTTTCCGCTGACCGCGCTTCATGCCGCGTTGTGGCCGCTGGTCTGGGTGGCGTTGTGGTCTTTTGACCTGCCTTTGGCACAGCGGATTCCCCCGGGGATCTGGCACGCCAACGAGATGATTTTCGGGGCGTGGGGTGCGGCCCTTTTGGGGTTCCTGACAACAGCCGCGCCGGAATGGACCGACTCGCCCCGCCTGCGTGGAGGGGCGCTTTGGGGGCTGGCCGCGCTTTGGGCGCTGGCGCGGGTTGCGGGGCTTCTGGGGGCCGACGGGCTGATCCTGCTGGCGATGCTGGCCGATCTGGCGTGGTTGGTCCTGCTGGTCACCTATCTGCTGAAACTGTCGATCGAGCAGCGCACGACCCGGGTGCTTAGTTTTGTGGGATGGCTTTTCGCCCTGACGCTGGCCTGCCTGATGGCGCGCATGGCAATGCTGGCGGGACAGGTCGAGACGGCGACAGAGTGGCTGCGGATCTCGGGTCTGCTGTTTCTGGGCCTGCTGGGTCTTGTTCTGGCGCGCATCACCGTGCCGGTGACCAATATCGTGCTGGACCCCAGTGAAAGAACCTCGCCCTTTCGGCCGCATCCGGGCCGGTTGCATCTGTCGGCCGGTCTGGTGGCGCTGGCCTTGATGGGACAAGTGGCCGGCCTGTCGCCCTCGGTCGGGGGATTTCTTTGGATCGCTGCCGGGGCCGCCTATATGGACCGCATGGCCGAAGGGTTCGTCGGTCCCGAGGCGTTCCGCGCCGAGATCATGGTGCTGATGGCGGCGGCGGGTTTTCCGGGGGTCGGATTGCTGACGCTGGGGGCCTCGGCGCTAGGTGCCCCGTGGGCCGAGGCCGGGCCGCTGCATCTGGCGCTGATGGGCGGGCTGGGGCTGGGCGTGCTGGCGGTACTGGCTATTGCCGGGCGGTTCCATACCGGACAGGGGCTTGGCCTGAGCCTTGCGACCCGGTTGGCGTTCGTGTTGGCTGCGGCGGCTGTTTTACTGCGCGCGCTGCCCGAGATGGGCTTGATGCCATGGCCACCCGGTCCCCTGCATCTGGTCGCGGCCATCCTGTGGGCAGCAGCGTTTCTGCTGTGGCTGATCGATTACTGGCCCGCAATAAAACGCCTGTCCTGA
- a CDS encoding ABC transporter ATP-binding protein, with protein MSLLELNRIGHSFFGRTVLEGITLSVARQEIVALVGPSGSGKSTLAHIAAGLVEPREGRILRRYHRHAMIFQDPRLMPWATAAGNIGFPLRLSRAPRRMRGQMITDAALRAGLLPEDMEKYPSELSGGMRQRAAIARALVTNPDFIYFDEPFTALDVALKRRMQDLVIEAAATASFAALFITHDLLEAIRISHRILVLDPNGRGVAGEQIPPGSPGSRDENAIFALRQHYLTADPLFAHIHDIDERLRP; from the coding sequence ATGAGCCTGCTGGAACTGAACCGGATCGGTCATTCGTTCTTTGGCCGCACCGTGCTGGAGGGGATCACGCTCAGCGTCGCGCGTCAGGAGATCGTGGCGCTGGTCGGGCCGTCAGGTTCGGGTAAATCGACGCTGGCCCATATCGCTGCCGGGCTGGTCGAGCCGCGAGAGGGGCGGATATTACGCCGCTATCATCGCCACGCGATGATCTTTCAGGACCCGCGCCTGATGCCTTGGGCCACTGCCGCCGGCAATATCGGCTTTCCGCTGCGCCTGTCGCGTGCGCCGCGCCGGATGCGGGGCCAAATGATCACCGATGCCGCGCTGCGCGCCGGGCTGTTGCCCGAGGATATGGAGAAATACCCCTCGGAATTATCCGGCGGCATGCGTCAGCGGGCCGCCATCGCCCGCGCGCTGGTGACGAACCCGGACTTCATCTATTTCGACGAGCCGTTTACGGCGCTGGACGTCGCGCTGAAACGCCGGATGCAGGATCTGGTGATCGAGGCAGCCGCGACGGCCAGTTTCGCGGCGCTGTTCATCACCCATGACTTGCTGGAGGCAATCCGCATCAGCCATCGGATCCTTGTGCTGGATCCCAACGGACGCGGCGTTGCGGGCGAGCAGATACCCCCCGGCAGTCCGGGCTCCCGAGACGAGAATGCGATCTTCGCCTTGCGCCAGCATTACCTGACCGCCGATCCGCTGTTTGCGCATATCCACGACATCGACGAACGGCTGCGCCCATGA
- a CDS encoding ABC transporter permease has protein sequence MNWLAACLDRLARLGRFLWSAWAGLAGLALIAAVWQAGHEAYGDFILTAPLDTMKAATRLLREGQAQELLALTTARALTGFALCAVIGTLAGVVAGYSPAVLRLSRPILTLLLGVPPIAWIVLAMIWFGASDMTVAVTILISSTPVVFVGAVEGVTTRDRGLDDMAQVFGAGPLRRFLYVSARQISAQLFPALILALGSAFKVAIMAELLANAGGIGGALARARAMLDIAEALAWVSLAVAALIVVEYILIRPVRAELERWREAAAPWGVKR, from the coding sequence GTGAATTGGCTTGCGGCATGTCTTGACCGCTTGGCCCGGCTGGGCCGGTTTCTGTGGTCGGCCTGGGCCGGGCTGGCGGGTTTGGCCCTGATCGCGGCCGTCTGGCAGGCCGGGCACGAAGCTTATGGCGATTTCATCCTGACCGCGCCGCTGGACACCATGAAAGCGGCGACACGGCTTTTGCGCGAAGGACAGGCACAAGAGTTGCTGGCACTCACGACTGCGCGGGCACTGACCGGCTTTGCGCTTTGCGCGGTGATCGGCACGCTGGCCGGCGTGGTGGCGGGCTACTCTCCGGCCGTGCTGCGGCTGTCGCGTCCGATCCTGACCCTGCTTTTGGGCGTGCCGCCCATCGCCTGGATCGTGCTGGCGATGATCTGGTTCGGCGCGTCGGACATGACCGTGGCTGTGACGATCCTGATCTCATCGACGCCGGTGGTCTTTGTCGGCGCGGTCGAGGGCGTGACGACGCGCGACCGCGGCCTTGATGACATGGCGCAGGTTTTCGGCGCCGGGCCGCTGCGGCGGTTCCTGTATGTCTCGGCGCGGCAAATCTCGGCGCAACTGTTCCCGGCGCTGATCCTTGCGCTTGGCTCGGCCTTCAAGGTGGCGATCATGGCCGAGCTTCTGGCCAATGCCGGGGGAATCGGCGGGGCGCTGGCGCGGGCGCGCGCCATGCTGGACATCGCCGAGGCGCTGGCCTGGGTCAGCCTGGCCGTGGCTGCATTGATCGTAGTCGAATATATCCTGATCCGCCCGGTCAGGGCCGAACTGGAACGCTGGCGCGAGGCCGCCGCACCCTGGGGCGTCAAGCGATGA
- a CDS encoding ABC transporter substrate-binding protein, with the protein MSHSLCHPSRRALLAGAGALAVTLAAPRTLRAAPLARLALFGPPAGPSITLAHAVASGALKELSDDVSLTVWRTPDELRAGLTSGTIDLSVVPVQVAANLYNRGMGLGLVNTMTDGLLFIVAETGTAADFPALEGRRVALPFVNDTPDFVLRALLARHGIADKVQLLPVGSPIEAAQMLLAGQIDAALLSEPASSVAIMRGGMAGKSFARVIDLQEEWGRHGTVGPVLPQAGLAATKAFMTNGAELLAPLQAALARANEEVLADPVQAATAAAGPLDMPAPVLALSVPHSRLAVRPASEARPAVEAILSLMAETDVAIIGGKLPDDGFYLL; encoded by the coding sequence ATGTCCCATTCCCTTTGCCATCCCTCGCGCCGCGCCTTGCTTGCCGGGGCGGGCGCCTTGGCCGTCACGCTGGCAGCGCCCCGCACCCTGCGCGCAGCACCGCTTGCGCGGTTGGCGCTGTTTGGACCACCCGCCGGCCCCAGCATCACCTTGGCCCATGCCGTTGCCAGCGGCGCGCTGAAGGAGCTGTCGGACGATGTGTCGCTGACCGTCTGGCGCACCCCGGATGAGCTGCGTGCCGGGCTGACCTCGGGCACGATAGACCTGTCGGTCGTGCCGGTTCAGGTCGCCGCGAACCTCTACAATCGCGGCATGGGGCTGGGGCTGGTCAACACCATGACCGACGGGCTTTTGTTCATCGTGGCCGAGACCGGTACGGCCGCGGATTTCCCCGCGCTGGAAGGTCGGCGCGTGGCGCTGCCTTTTGTCAACGACACCCCCGATTTCGTGCTGCGCGCGCTGCTGGCGCGGCATGGCATCGCGGATAAGGTCCAACTGCTTCCGGTCGGCAGCCCCATCGAGGCTGCGCAGATGCTGCTTGCCGGCCAGATCGACGCGGCGCTGCTCAGCGAGCCGGCCTCCAGCGTCGCCATCATGCGGGGCGGGATGGCGGGCAAAAGCTTTGCCCGGGTGATCGACCTGCAAGAGGAATGGGGCAGGCATGGCACAGTCGGGCCGGTGCTGCCGCAGGCCGGGCTGGCGGCGACCAAGGCCTTCATGACCAATGGCGCCGAACTGCTGGCCCCTTTGCAGGCCGCGCTTGCGCGCGCCAACGAAGAGGTTCTGGCCGATCCGGTGCAAGCCGCGACCGCAGCCGCCGGACCTTTGGACATGCCTGCGCCGGTTCTGGCGCTGTCGGTGCCACATTCCCGGCTGGCCGTCCGTCCCGCATCCGAGGCACGACCCGCGGTCGAGGCGATCCTTTCCCTGATGGCCGAAACAGATGTGGCGATCATCGGCGGCAAATTGCCTGACGATGGGTTCTATCTGCTGTGA
- a CDS encoding DUF1971 domain-containing protein: protein MKRPDWPVDAVPYRRTPEFDETTVPKGLLRAHSTRDKTWARLHVLDGRLIFRDLIDGAELVLEPGIHPLIHPQRLHEVAILGSVRFFVEFCVRPGDSPPRT from the coding sequence ATGAAACGCCCGGACTGGCCCGTTGATGCCGTCCCTTATCGGCGCACGCCGGAATTCGACGAGACCACCGTGCCCAAAGGCCTGCTACGCGCCCATTCCACGCGGGACAAAACCTGGGCGCGGCTGCATGTGCTGGACGGGCGGCTGATCTTTCGCGATCTGATCGATGGGGCCGAACTGGTGCTGGAGCCGGGGATTCATCCGCTGATCCATCCGCAGCGGTTGCACGAGGTTGCAATCCTTGGCTCGGTGCGCTTTTTTGTCGAGTTTTGCGTCCGGCCGGGCGATTCACCGCCAAGGACCTGA
- a CDS encoding RrF2 family transcriptional regulator, whose translation MRLTSFSDYALRLLIYAARHPDRLVTIEEAAAAYDISRSHLTKVANVLTRAGFLNSVRGRSGGLELGRDPVSLPLGEVLRVTEPDMAAAECFGPEEIRDPNRPGALDAAIRDALGAFLQVMDHRTLADLLADGQE comes from the coding sequence ATGCGACTGACCAGCTTTTCAGACTATGCCCTGCGCCTGCTGATCTATGCGGCGCGGCATCCCGACCGGCTGGTGACCATCGAAGAGGCGGCGGCGGCCTATGATATCTCGCGCAGCCATCTGACCAAGGTGGCCAACGTGCTGACGCGGGCGGGGTTTCTGAATTCGGTTCGCGGGCGCTCGGGCGGGCTGGAACTGGGGCGCGACCCGGTTTCGTTGCCCTTGGGCGAAGTGCTGCGCGTGACCGAGCCGGACATGGCCGCGGCCGAATGTTTCGGCCCCGAGGAAATCCGCGATCCCAACCGCCCCGGCGCGCTGGACGCGGCGATCAGGGACGCGCTTGGCGCGTTTTTGCAAGTGATGGACCACCGCACGCTGGCCGACCTGCTGGCAGATGGACAGGAGTAG